The Euleptes europaea isolate rEulEur1 chromosome 2, rEulEur1.hap1, whole genome shotgun sequence genome has a segment encoding these proteins:
- the LOC130472941 gene encoding 14 kDa phosphohistidine phosphatase-like, translated as MAGQLSAVPEVEIDAEGTFKYILVRVQQEAGQHRDIVRGTAAAEFHNHIFEKVNPELEKLGFACKCLGGGKIEHNSKEKKIRVFGLSTGYGKADHAVTVELLKKTYKDYDISWSDDKK; from the exons ATGGCCGGGCAGCTGAGCGCGGTGCCCGAGGTGGAGATCGACGCGGAGGGCACCTTCAAGTACATCCTCGTGCGAGTGCAGCAGGAGGCCGGCCAGCACCGCGATATCGTCCGGGGCACCGCCGCCGCCGAGTTCCACA atCACATATTCGAGAAAGTAAATCctgagttggagaaactaggttTTGCATGCAAGTGCCTTGGAGGAGGAAAAATTGAGCATAATAGTAAAGAGAAGAAAATCCGTGTATTTGGTCTTTCAACA GGATATGGAAAAGCTGACCATGCTGTGACAGTGGAACTACTGAAGAAAACCTATAAGGACTATGACATTAGTTGGTCAGATGACAAGAAGTGA
- the METTL18 gene encoding histidine protein methyltransferase 1 homolog, translated as MAFQFNFSIENTEESRLEALEDEKPQQELVQESLILLDKQESLAEKRNDMSSEENMFNQELLSEMPAQVADHSSLSKSHDVTLPEKYSCPAAAKAHNVPKDVGKILGSKVVEKLPGLYHINISVVKAELPNYTHGDNILTKSISSHSDLITGVYEGGLKIWECTFDLMDYFSEAKVQFAHKVVLDLGCGAGLLGITALKGNAERVHFQDYNGVVIEEITLPNILVNCICPSGDSEGITGPSLVQLQETDFNQDLISKCKFFSGEWSGFSKLLLNSVTPFAKYDLIITSETVYNPDYYEALHDTLSKLLKANGCVYVAGKAHYFGCGGGVLLFQEFVKKKNVFNSRSVKIIDKGLKRFIIELVFKNPS; from the coding sequence ATGGCATTTCAGTTCAACTTCTCTATAGAGAACACAGAAGAAAGCAGACTAGAAGCTCTTGAGGATGAAAAACCACAACAAGAATTGGTACAGGAATCTTTAATCCTCCTGGACAAGCAAGAAAGCCTGGCAGAAAAGAGAAATGATATGTCCTCAGAAGAAAATATGTTTAACCAGGAACTTTTATCAGAAATGCCTGCTCAGGTGGCAGATCACAGCTCTTTGAGTAAAAGCCATGACGTAACTTTGCCAGAGAAGTATTCTTGTCCTGCAGCGGCCAAGGCACATAACGTCCCTAAAGATGTCGGCAAAATCTTGGGAAGTAAAGTTGTAGAGAAACTACCAGGCCTGTATCATATAAATATTTCTGTGGTGAAGGCAGAACTCCCGAATTACACCCATGGTGACAACATACTGACTAAAAGCATTTCTTCTCACTCAGACCTAATCACTGGTGTCTACGAAGGAGGTCTGAAAATATGGGAATGCACATTTGATCTCATGGACTATTTTTCAGAAGCTAAAGTTCAGTTTGCACATAAGGTAGTTTTGGACTTGGGCTGTGGAGCCGGACTGCTGGGAATCACTGCGTTGAAAGGAAATGCTGAAAGAGTTCACTTTCAGGACTATAACGGTGTGGTGATTGAAGAAATAACTCTACCTAACATACTGGTAAACTGCATTTGTCCGAGTGGTGATTCTGAAGGAATTACCGGTCCTTCTCTAGTGCAGCTCCAGGAAACAGACTTCAACCAAGATTTAATTTCTAAGTGCAAATTCTTTTCTGGGGAATGGTCAGGTTTTAGTAAGCTTTTACTGAATAGCGTTACGCCCTTCGCAAAATATGATCTCATAATCACGTCAGAAACTGTTTACAATCCTGATTACTATGAAGCTTTGCATGATACACTTTCGAAATTACTGAAAGCAAATGGCTGTGTCTATGTGGCTGGCAAAGCacattattttgggtgtggaggtGGGGTCCTGCTCTTTCAAGAGTTCGTCAAAAAGAAAAATGTGTTCAATTCTAGAAGTGTTAAAATTATTGACAAGGGGTTGAAGCGGTTTATTATTGAACTGGTGTTTAAGAATCCCTCCTGA